One Vanessa cardui chromosome 4, ilVanCard2.1, whole genome shotgun sequence genomic window carries:
- the LOC124544260 gene encoding uncharacterized protein LOC124544260, with amino-acid sequence HCILLFFQILIKSRAVFGFFNRVNGECGPYGFVCDGISKVRLCDGDKLLGPTFLCPANTICNEESSDLCENVINYIDSSITKNVRCHRSERLADPTVPDCKGYILCIPNKNRFQGIKFKCSGNTIFNGYTRACTSPDKYKCPLVNTTKTKPQLYGEFNTKANTYRDNSFQSSNAAGHRPIDCKNYKFTLTQDTTPVRSTYFCPSKPVSGENSIRCTVFSNHFCMTLEKDVEDQFIQRTGAAYRMPRKYLAHQQQ; translated from the coding sequence cattgtatacttttatttttccaGATCCTAATCAAGAGCAGAGCGGTATTTGGGTTTTTCAATCGTGTTAACGGGGAATGTGGCCCTTACGGTTTTGTTTGCGATGGAATATCAAAAGTAAGGTTATGCGATGGTGATAAATTACTAGGACCCACTTTTCTCTGCCCAGCCAACACCATTTGCAACGAAGAGTCCAGTGATCTGTGCGAGAATGTTATAAACTATATCGATTCTTCTATTACCAAGAACGTGCGGTGCCATCGAAGTGAAAGATTAGCTGATCCAACTGTCCCTGACTGCAAAGGCTACATTCTGTGCATTCCTAACAAAAATCGCTTTCAAGGTATCAAGTTTAAATGTTCAggaaatactatatttaatggTTATACTCGCGCGTGTACCTCCCCTGATAAATACAAATGCCCGCTAGTCAACACAACGAAGACCAAGCCCCAATTATATGGTGAATTTAATACAAAGGCGAATACGTATCGCGACAATAGTTTCCAGAGCTCGAATGCCGCAGGTCATAGGCCTATAGATTgcaaaaattacaaattcacGTTAACTCAAGATACTACTCCTGTGCGATCGACATACTTTTGCCCTTCAAAACCGGTAAGTGGTGAAAATTCAATTCGATGCACAGTATTTTCTAATCATTTTTGTATGACACTAGAAAAGGATGTCGAAGATCAATTCATTCAAAGAACAGGAGCGGCATATCGGATGCCACGGAAGTATCTGGCTCATCAGCAACAATAg
- the LOC124544486 gene encoding probable endochitinase: protein MDGKLYITIFLVICLAWDAHAQVNCTSTGAGRFADPNDATCKNYTLCVLVSTTTGQYLSYNYVCPTTSLFNPATSQCTANYVCNANTTTANTTTSTVCTAEGFTQDPTSTNCSSYIQCLSENGTFVEFPITCPDGSFYNPNSTLCETDYVCGFTCTAAGRFPDPAVTTCRNYYLCVLATNGTYAQYLYTCPSTSVFNPNTRVCTTSYTCPT from the exons ATGGACGGTAAACTCTACATTACCATATTTCTT GTTATCTGTTTGGCATGGGATGCGCATGCGCAAGTGAACTGCACGTCAACTGGTGCAGGACGTTTCGCGGATCCAAATGACGCAACTTGTAAGAACTACACTCTCTGCGTCCTGGTGAGCACCACCACTGGACAATATTTGTCCTACAACTACGTCTGCCCTACCACATCGCTGTTCAACCCCGCAACATCGCAGTGCACGGCTAATTACGTTTGCAATGCCAACACCACCACTGCCAACACCACGACATCAACAGTATGCACCGCAGAAGGCTTTACCCAAGACCCCACTTCGACAAACTGCTCGAGTTACATACAATGCCTGTCGGAGAATGGAACTTTTGTAGAATTTCCTATAACATGCCCTGATGGTTCATTTTATAACCCGAATTCTACTTTGTGTGAAACGGACTATGTTTGTGGGTTCACTTGTACGGCGGCTGGCAGGTTTCCAGACCCCGCGGTCACGACTTGTAGGAACTATTACCTTTGTGTGCTAGCAACCAATGGGACGTACGCACAGTACCTGTACACTTGCCCTTCAACGTCGGTGTTCAATCCTAATACACGTGTTTGCACAACAAGCTATACTTGTCCAACATGA
- the LOC124544341 gene encoding protein PTCD3 homolog, mitochondrial: MYSNIIIPRQWSRLACVCRSVASIEGQKLPQTGTSSDGISPPPRIPRGPTDILQALAATVGNDPTAAHYKYHDDPYLIPLSNFRKRAYALSAEAGRKAAAWIRDEHANLFTTREWDPPMKMKTPYFNADPKIPAYAPKPFYNDESNVTEVDLQYTIDNALLEDAIKVFELLGGESGINSELKLKFLQLLCFYNEKEPVAMEWVEERWFAAATRERHATTWKLGGLADKIFTSMEPKTPEAYCAIIQGMAKYFQAERAYALTEEAKEKGIPLSTSVYNSLLGCIGFLKEGVSLRIEALKGLLVEMNEQGLSPNSETLTACLKSLSAWGGGKTLQGVALQTVAEFRQLGIEPSLSAYYYLLCLFCKDQGPKIDILTKIIADLEKRESLEPTEAMDTNFFITAMGVCSNHLQDINLAERLHALLMKDDNYKLVGDAYKESIYYRHYVTVACRFAPFERTTQLLDTLIPNVYVPEPSVMEEIVKALELAGAGARLCGAWRTLLVSGHASRARLVERLLRALCVCYPDQDDDVKESMQAVAADILKFGELAEEREEREDRRTPVQKLSASALGDVLELCAEPRCDAAWRAADAALRRLRAAAAPPAPDARTALAALAPRAAAHAHHALAATAVSYLAECGFEEAIPASIETLSVLLNRTTEEVEKLLEENKSSLTTSLQPAALEVAQAYHTAKTGTSLRDSGSSTSSDSDSESSSDDD; encoded by the exons atgtattcaaacATTATTATACCAAG gcAATGGTCCAGGCTCGCTTGTGTTTGTCGGTCTGTTGCGTCTATAGAAGGTCAAAAGCTTCCTCAAACCGGCACATCTAGTGATGGCATTTCTCCACCGCCTCGTATACCCAGAGGTCCGACAGATATTTTGCAAGCTCTAGCGGCAACTGTCGGAAATGACCCCACCGCAGCCCATTACAA atATCATGATGATCCATATCTCATCCCACTGTCAAATTTCCGTAAACGAGCGTACGCCTTATCAGCGGAGGCAGGCAGAAAAGCAGCTGCTTGGATCAGGGATGAGCATGCAAACCTTTTCACTACGAGAGAATGGGATCCACCAATGAAAATGAAAACCCCGTACTTTAATGCTGACCCAAAAATTCCAGCTTATGCCCCTAAACCATTTTATAATGATGAAAGcaat GTCACAGAAGTTGATTTACAATACACCATAGACAATGCACTGCTAGAAGATGCCATTAAAGTATTTGAATTGCTCGGTGGAGAATCAGGAATAAATAgtgaattaaaactaaaatttctaCAACTTCTTTGCTTTTACAATGAAAAGGAACCTGTCGCGATGGAATGGGTTGAAGAGAGATGGTTTGCTGCGGCCACAAGGGAAAGGCATGCTACTACCTGGAA attgggTGGTCTAGCTGACAAAATATTCACATCTATGGAACCAAAAACACCTGAAGCATATTGTGCTATTATACAAGGAATGGCAAAATATTTTCAG gctgAACGCGCTTATGCCTTGACGGAAGAAGCAAAAGAGAAAGGCATTCCTCTGTCCACTAGtgtatataattctcttttGGGTTGTATTGGTTTCCTAAAGGAAGGCGTATCTTTACGTATTGAAGCTTTGAAAGGCTTGTTGGTTGAAATGAATGAACAG GGTCTGTCACCAAACTCAGAGACGCTGACGGCGTGCCTGAAGTCTCTGTCGGCGTGGGGGGGCGGCAAGACGCTACAGGGCGTGGCGCTGCAGACTGTGGCCGAGTTCCGCCAACTTGGCATCGAACCCAGTCTATCTGCCTACTACTACCTACTGTGCCTGTTTTGCAAGGACC AGGGACCAAAAATTGACATATTAACGAAAATAATAGCAGATCTGGAAAAGAGAGAATCATTGGAACCCACGGAAGCTATGGATACCAACTTCTTTATTACCGCTATGGGAGTTTGCAGCAACCACTTGCAG gaTATAAATCTGGCAGAGAGGTTACACGCATTGTTAATGAAGGATGACAATTACAAGCTAGTGGGAGACGCGTACAAGGAGAGCATATATTACAGGCACTACGTGACTGTTGCCTGCAG ATTCGCGCCGTTCGAGAGAACGACCCAGCTGCTAGACACGTTGATACCAAACGTATACGTCCCGGAGCCGTCGGTGATGGAGGAG atCGTGAAGGCGCTGGAgctggcgggcgcgggcgcgcgtCTGTGCGGCGCGTGGCGCACGCTGCTGGTGTCGGGACACGCGTCGCGCGCGCGACTCGTCGAGCGACTGCTGCGCGCGCTCTGCGTCTGCTACCCCGACCAGG ATGACGACGTGAAGGAGAGCATGCAAGCGGTGGCGGCGGATATCCTCAAGTTCGGGGAGCTGGCCGAGGAGCGCGAGGAGAGGGAGGATCGCCGGACTCCCGTACAGAA GCTGTCGGCGAGCGCGCTGGGCGACGTGCTGGAGCTGTGCGCGGAGCCGCGCTGCGACGCCGCGTGGCGCGCCGCCGACGCCGCGCTGCGCCGCctgcgcgccgccgccgcgccgcccgcgcccgacGCGCGCACCGCACTGGCCGCGctcgcgccgcgcgccgccgcgcacGCGCACCACGCACTCGCCGCG ACGGCAGTGTCATACCTAGCCGAGTGCGGATTCGAGGAAGCAATTCCAGCGAGTATTGAAACTCTGAGCGTGCTGTTGAACCGAACCACAGAGGAGGTCGAGAAACTTCTAGAAGAGAATAAATCATCTCTGACGACGTCCTTACAGCCTGCAGCGTTAGAAGTCGCACAGGCGTACCACAC AGCCAAGACAGGAACATCATTACGAGATTCGGGATCATCGACAAGTTCTGACAGTGACAGCGAGTCATCTTCCGATGATGATtga